The Acinetobacter pittii genome contains a region encoding:
- the kdpB gene encoding potassium-transporting ATPase subunit KdpB has protein sequence MKMNTQTHVNSHKQTMAVPNFEVWKNAFVKLLPQHAIKNPVMAIVWLGTVVTGISTILGYTTLLFGLVVTAILFITILFANYAEAVAEARGRGQASSLRAARENLTARRLNSLTDRQATQVAATELHLNDFIEVHAGELVPADGEIVEGFATINESAVTGESAPVLREAGTDRSGVIGGTKVLTDRIVVQVTAESGQSFLDRMIALVEGSNRQKTPNEIALGFLLMVMTITFLIVVISLPFIAKYLHIELDPVVLVALLVCLIPTTIGGLLPAIGIAGMNRALKANVLAKSGKAVEVAGDIDVLLLDKTGTITYGDRQATSFYPLTSVTESELRAAAWVSSLADPTPEGKSIVKLAKEQGLKQQEPEQAEFISFSASTRISGVNLPNGDQIRKGALDAILKFVDEDYSQDLELKARVEQVAKKGATPLVAANQHHVLGVIELSDVIKHGIKERFARLREMGIKTVMVTGDNPLTAAAIAAEAGVDDYIAEAKPEDKLACIRTEQQQGRLVAMVGDGTNDAPALAQADIGLAMNSGTQAAKEAGNMVDLDSDPTKLLAVVEIGKQQLITRGALTTFSLANDVSKYFAILPALFAAAIPQMQVLNVMHLASPSSAILSALIFNAIIIPLLIPIALRGVKFKPSTATQLLRRNMLIYGVGGVVLPFIAIKAIDVVIVQLFGL, from the coding sequence GTGAAAATGAATACACAAACTCATGTAAATAGCCATAAACAAACCATGGCAGTGCCAAATTTTGAAGTTTGGAAAAATGCATTTGTGAAACTGCTACCGCAGCATGCAATTAAAAACCCTGTGATGGCAATTGTATGGCTTGGGACAGTTGTTACAGGCATTAGTACTATCTTAGGTTACACCACACTGTTATTTGGTTTAGTGGTTACAGCAATTCTGTTTATTACCATTTTATTTGCTAACTATGCCGAGGCTGTTGCAGAGGCTCGAGGCCGTGGGCAGGCATCTTCACTACGTGCAGCAAGAGAAAATTTAACCGCTCGAAGACTCAACTCTTTGACAGACCGTCAAGCGACTCAAGTTGCAGCGACCGAACTTCATTTAAATGATTTTATTGAAGTACATGCAGGTGAGCTTGTTCCAGCTGATGGTGAAATTGTAGAAGGCTTTGCGACCATTAATGAATCAGCTGTTACAGGTGAGTCAGCACCAGTGTTACGTGAGGCTGGAACAGACCGTTCAGGTGTTATTGGCGGAACCAAAGTACTTACAGATCGTATTGTTGTGCAAGTGACTGCTGAATCTGGTCAAAGTTTCTTAGACCGTATGATTGCTTTGGTTGAAGGCTCAAATCGCCAAAAAACACCGAATGAGATTGCACTTGGCTTCTTGTTAATGGTGATGACAATCACGTTCTTAATTGTCGTGATTAGCTTGCCATTTATTGCCAAGTACTTGCATATTGAACTTGATCCAGTTGTGCTCGTGGCATTATTGGTCTGTTTGATTCCTACAACCATTGGTGGCTTGTTACCTGCGATTGGTATTGCGGGGATGAATCGTGCCCTCAAAGCCAATGTTTTGGCGAAATCAGGTAAAGCGGTAGAAGTCGCGGGTGACATTGATGTGCTTTTACTCGATAAAACAGGAACCATTACTTATGGTGACCGTCAAGCGACCTCTTTTTATCCTTTAACTTCGGTAACCGAGTCTGAGTTGAGAGCTGCTGCTTGGGTAAGTTCACTAGCCGACCCAACACCAGAAGGGAAATCGATTGTTAAGTTAGCAAAAGAACAGGGTTTAAAACAGCAAGAACCTGAGCAAGCCGAATTTATCTCTTTTAGTGCTTCGACTCGAATTTCTGGTGTGAATTTACCGAATGGTGACCAAATTCGTAAAGGTGCTTTAGATGCGATCTTGAAGTTTGTAGATGAAGATTATTCTCAAGATTTAGAATTAAAAGCACGTGTTGAACAAGTTGCCAAAAAGGGTGCGACACCATTGGTTGCCGCAAATCAACATCATGTATTGGGTGTCATCGAACTCTCTGATGTAATTAAACACGGCATTAAAGAGCGTTTTGCTCGTTTAAGAGAAATGGGTATTAAAACTGTTATGGTTACAGGTGATAACCCATTAACTGCCGCCGCAATTGCTGCTGAAGCTGGTGTAGATGATTATATTGCCGAAGCAAAACCAGAAGACAAATTGGCTTGTATTCGCACAGAACAACAACAAGGCCGTTTAGTTGCGATGGTCGGTGACGGAACCAACGATGCACCAGCACTAGCACAAGCCGATATTGGCTTAGCCATGAACTCGGGTACACAAGCTGCAAAAGAAGCCGGCAACATGGTTGATTTAGACTCTGACCCGACCAAACTACTTGCTGTGGTTGAGATTGGGAAACAGCAGCTGATTACCCGTGGTGCTTTAACAACATTTTCGTTAGCAAACGACGTCTCTAAATACTTTGCCATCTTGCCTGCATTGTTCGCTGCTGCAATTCCACAAATGCAAGTATTGAATGTAATGCACTTAGCAAGTCCAAGCAGTGCGATTTTATCTGCATTAATTTTTAACGCGATTATTATCCCGTTATTAATTCCAATCGCACTCCGAGGCGTGAAATTTAAACCCTCAACGGCAACTCAGTTACTACGTCGAAATATGTTGATTTATGGGGTGGGCGGTGTGGTTCTACCATTCATTGCCATTAAAGCGATTGATGTAGTGATTGTTCAATTATTTGGTTTGTAA
- the kdpC gene encoding potassium-transporting ATPase subunit KdpC, with amino-acid sequence MKTYVQNSEANLGQTLRASLGLLIFTLVGCGAVYSAIATGAGQVLFNNQANGSLIEIDHKTLGSTLVAQPFVGEAYFHPRPSAVAYDPMAMAGTNLARTNPELQQQIDAQILAVKKQDHTGNTPIPSDLVTKSGSGIDPHISPESAQLQVTRVAQARHLDPKVVEELLQKHIEPMQFGVLGQAHVNVLELNIALDQLQSTH; translated from the coding sequence ATGAAAACTTATGTACAAAATTCAGAAGCAAATTTGGGTCAGACCTTAAGAGCATCTTTGGGATTATTAATTTTTACTCTGGTGGGGTGCGGTGCTGTTTATAGTGCTATCGCAACAGGTGCTGGACAAGTTTTATTTAATAATCAGGCCAATGGTAGTTTGATTGAAATAGACCATAAAACTTTAGGGTCAACGTTGGTCGCTCAGCCATTTGTGGGAGAGGCTTATTTTCATCCACGTCCTTCAGCAGTCGCTTATGACCCGATGGCTATGGCAGGTACAAATTTAGCTCGTACTAATCCTGAACTACAGCAACAAATTGATGCTCAGATTCTTGCGGTGAAAAAACAAGATCATACAGGTAATACACCGATTCCAAGCGATTTGGTGACTAAATCGGGGAGTGGTATTGATCCGCATATTAGTCCTGAATCTGCTCAGTTACAGGTTACTCGAGTGGCTCAAGCGCGTCATTTAGACCCTAAGGTTGTGGAAGAGTTACTCCAAAAGCATATTGAACCGATGCAGTTTGGTGTATTGGGGCAAGCTCATGTTAATGTATTAGAACTCAATATTGCTTTAGATCAATTACAATCTACACATTAA